One Phycisphaeraceae bacterium genomic window carries:
- the glgB gene encoding 1,4-alpha-glucan branching protein GlgB — MADQKRAVAPRAPKTVDADRAVAAANAAFSVPPGAGPSRDDLWLFNEGSNLELHGCLGAHPVTLDGERGVAFGVWAPNAERVAVIGDFNGWTRPGVPLRSLGESGVWWGFVPGLEKGAVYKYLVRSRHNGYESERSDPMGLLHEIPPKTASVVWDLEYDWGDDSWMRERAGRHALREPMSIYECHLGSWMRVPEEGNRSLTYRELAPRLADHLEKLGFTHVEFLPVMEHPFGGSWGYQATGFFAPTSRFGTPQDFMFLVDTLHQRGIGVILDWSPSHFPSDGHGLAYFDGTHLYEHAEESQRIHPDWKSYIFNLGRNEVKSFLLSSAMLWLKKYHIDGLRVDAVASMLYLDYSRKHGEWVPNEHGGRENLDSIRFLRTLNEAVYREVPGAQTIAEESTAWPMVSRPTSSGGLGFGFKWDMGWMHDTLVYMSRDPIHRRHHHNEITFRMIYAFNENFVMPLSHDEVVHGKGSLLRKMPGDDWQKFANLRLLYAYMFAQPGKKLLFQGAEVAQWDEWNHESSVDWHLLQFPLHRGVRDLLSRLNEVYRSEPALHARDCDPSGYEWIDGGDAANSVLSFLRRSGDPKDDVVVVCNFTPIPRESYRVGVPTAGFWREIVNSDAKEYAGAGWGSMGGAASSPTPWHGRPHSVSLTLPPLGVVFLKREGNG; from the coding sequence ATGGCTGACCAGAAGCGAGCCGTCGCGCCGCGAGCGCCGAAGACCGTCGACGCGGATCGCGCCGTTGCCGCCGCGAACGCGGCGTTCAGTGTGCCCCCCGGGGCCGGGCCGAGCCGGGACGACCTGTGGCTGTTCAACGAGGGGAGCAATCTCGAGTTGCACGGATGCCTGGGGGCGCACCCGGTGACTCTGGACGGCGAGCGCGGCGTCGCGTTCGGGGTGTGGGCGCCGAACGCGGAGCGTGTGGCGGTCATCGGGGACTTCAACGGCTGGACGCGCCCCGGCGTGCCGCTGCGATCGCTTGGCGAGAGCGGCGTGTGGTGGGGCTTTGTTCCGGGGCTCGAGAAGGGCGCTGTGTACAAGTATCTCGTGCGTTCGCGCCACAACGGCTATGAATCAGAGCGTTCCGATCCGATGGGGTTGCTTCACGAGATCCCGCCCAAGACGGCGAGCGTGGTGTGGGATCTTGAGTACGACTGGGGCGATGATTCGTGGATGCGCGAGCGTGCGGGCAGGCACGCGCTGCGCGAACCGATGTCGATCTACGAGTGTCATCTGGGTTCGTGGATGCGCGTGCCGGAGGAGGGGAACCGGTCGCTGACCTACCGCGAGCTGGCGCCGCGACTGGCGGATCACCTCGAGAAGCTGGGCTTCACGCACGTGGAGTTTCTTCCGGTGATGGAGCACCCGTTCGGCGGGTCGTGGGGGTATCAGGCGACGGGGTTCTTCGCGCCGACGAGCCGGTTCGGCACGCCGCAGGACTTCATGTTCCTGGTCGACACGCTGCACCAGAGAGGGATCGGGGTGATCCTGGACTGGTCGCCCTCGCACTTCCCCAGCGACGGGCACGGGCTGGCGTATTTCGACGGGACGCACCTGTACGAGCACGCGGAGGAGAGCCAGCGGATCCATCCGGACTGGAAGAGTTACATCTTCAATCTCGGGCGCAACGAGGTGAAGTCGTTCCTTCTCAGCAGCGCGATGCTGTGGCTGAAGAAGTACCACATCGACGGGCTGCGCGTGGACGCGGTGGCGTCGATGCTGTATCTGGACTACTCGCGCAAGCACGGGGAGTGGGTCCCCAACGAGCACGGCGGTCGGGAGAACCTCGATTCGATCCGCTTCCTGCGCACGCTGAACGAGGCGGTGTACCGCGAGGTCCCCGGCGCGCAGACGATCGCGGAGGAATCGACGGCGTGGCCCATGGTGAGCCGCCCGACGAGCAGCGGGGGGCTCGGCTTCGGGTTCAAGTGGGACATGGGGTGGATGCACGACACGCTGGTGTACATGTCGCGCGACCCGATCCACCGGCGTCACCACCACAACGAGATCACCTTCCGGATGATCTACGCGTTCAACGAGAACTTCGTGATGCCTCTCTCGCACGACGAGGTGGTGCACGGCAAGGGTTCGCTGCTGCGCAAGATGCCGGGCGACGACTGGCAGAAATTCGCGAATCTGCGCCTGCTGTACGCGTACATGTTCGCGCAGCCCGGGAAGAAGCTGCTCTTCCAGGGGGCCGAGGTGGCGCAGTGGGACGAGTGGAACCACGAGTCGAGCGTGGACTGGCACCTGCTGCAGTTCCCGCTGCACAGGGGGGTGCGCGACCTGTTGTCGCGACTGAACGAGGTCTACCGGAGCGAGCCGGCGCTGCACGCGCGCGACTGCGACCCTTCCGGGTACGAGTGGATCGACGGGGGCGACGCCGCGAACAGCGTCCTGTCGTTCCTTCGTCGCAGCGGCGACCCGAAGGACGACGTGGTGGTGGTGTGCAACTTCACGCCGATCCCGCGCGAGAGTTATCGTGTCGGCGTGCCAACTGCCGGGTTCTGGCGCGAGATCGTCAACAGCGACGCGAAGGAGTACGCCGGCGCCGGGTGGGGGAGCATGGGCGGCGCGGCGAGCTCGCCGACCCCGTGGCACGGGCGTCCCCATTCGGTCAGTCTGACGCTGCCCCCGCTGGGCGTGGTGTTCCTCAAGCGGGAGGGGAACGGCTGA
- a CDS encoding DUF3536 domain-containing protein, with translation MDRFVCIHGHFYQPPRENPWLEEVELQDSAYPYHDWNERITAECYAPNAASRLLDDEGLIREIVSNYEKTSFNFGPTLLSWMERHAPATLAAIVEADKRSQKRFSGHGSAIAQTYNHIIAPLANSRDKRTQVLWGVADFVKRFGRRPEGMWLAETAVDVETLDFMAEQGIAFTVLAPQQAARVRAVGENLWHDVSGGRIDPTRPYLQRLPSGRSIALFFYDGPVSRAVAFEGILKQGERFAERLMSGFNDSRPWAQLMHIAADGETYGHHHKHGEMALSYALEYIERTGSARLTNYAEYLERFPPEMEVEVFENTAWSCAHGVERWRSDCGCTTGGLPGWNQKWRAPLRQALDWLRDRLGEVFERESGGLLRDCWAARDAYIAVVLDRNEATIGAFLTEHGVGDVVGDRRIKALKLLEMARQSMLMFTSCGWFFDDLSRIETTQVMRYACRAMQLASDVGGKDFEPEFLDRVSAAVSNVPENGDGREVYDRFVRPAKIDLHTVGAHFAMSSLFEEYAQRDSLYCYSVEVEDYQGFVAGRSKLAVGRVRIASTIVEESEIISFGVLHLGDQNLTASVRRYQGEVAYKEMLHDLSGAFSRADFADTIRSLDKHFQEERCSVKLLFQDEQRRILDEILDATLSQVEASYRRMFDDHAPLMRFLLDSGVPMPRALRLAAEFVVNIELRRLLEIDELDEPSLDRMIGAARDYALELDKPALSFASQRAIERRAFAFLDKPDNFSLLRDCDRILAVAERMPFDASLWTTQNVFYTLLRTHYPQQQARGDEASQKWTHKFREMCTRLRIRVG, from the coding sequence ATGGATCGATTCGTCTGCATCCACGGCCACTTCTACCAGCCCCCGAGGGAGAACCCGTGGCTGGAGGAGGTCGAGCTCCAGGACAGCGCGTACCCCTACCACGACTGGAACGAACGCATCACGGCGGAGTGCTACGCGCCGAACGCGGCGTCGCGTCTGCTCGACGACGAGGGGCTGATCCGCGAGATCGTCAGCAACTACGAGAAGACGAGCTTCAACTTCGGGCCGACGCTGCTGTCGTGGATGGAGCGCCACGCGCCGGCGACGCTCGCGGCGATCGTCGAGGCGGACAAGAGGAGCCAGAAGCGGTTCTCCGGGCACGGCAGCGCGATCGCGCAGACCTACAACCACATCATCGCGCCGCTGGCGAACTCGCGCGACAAGCGGACGCAGGTGCTGTGGGGCGTCGCGGACTTCGTGAAGCGGTTCGGGCGTCGCCCGGAGGGGATGTGGCTGGCGGAGACGGCGGTGGACGTCGAGACGCTGGATTTCATGGCGGAGCAGGGGATCGCGTTCACGGTGCTGGCGCCGCAGCAGGCGGCGCGCGTGCGAGCCGTTGGTGAGAACCTGTGGCACGACGTGAGCGGCGGGCGGATCGACCCGACGCGTCCGTACCTGCAGCGTCTGCCCTCGGGGCGGAGCATCGCGCTGTTCTTCTACGACGGGCCGGTGTCGCGGGCCGTGGCGTTCGAGGGCATCCTGAAGCAGGGCGAGCGGTTCGCCGAGCGCCTGATGAGCGGGTTCAACGACTCTCGCCCTTGGGCGCAGCTGATGCACATCGCCGCCGACGGCGAGACCTACGGGCATCACCACAAGCACGGCGAGATGGCGCTGTCGTACGCGCTGGAGTACATCGAGCGCACCGGGTCCGCGAGACTGACGAACTACGCGGAGTATCTCGAGCGCTTCCCCCCCGAGATGGAGGTGGAGGTCTTCGAGAACACGGCCTGGAGCTGCGCGCACGGCGTGGAGCGCTGGCGGAGCGACTGCGGCTGCACGACGGGGGGGCTGCCCGGGTGGAACCAGAAGTGGCGCGCGCCCCTGCGCCAGGCGCTCGACTGGCTGCGAGACCGCCTCGGCGAGGTCTTCGAGCGCGAGAGCGGCGGGCTGCTGCGCGACTGCTGGGCGGCGCGCGACGCCTACATCGCGGTGGTGCTCGATCGCAACGAGGCGACCATCGGCGCGTTCCTCACCGAGCACGGGGTGGGTGATGTCGTCGGCGACCGGCGGATCAAGGCGCTCAAGCTGCTCGAGATGGCGCGCCAGTCGATGCTGATGTTCACGAGCTGCGGCTGGTTCTTCGACGACCTGTCGCGGATCGAGACCACGCAGGTGATGCGCTACGCCTGTCGCGCGATGCAGCTCGCCAGCGATGTCGGGGGGAAGGACTTCGAGCCCGAGTTCCTGGACCGCGTGTCGGCGGCCGTGAGCAATGTCCCCGAGAACGGCGACGGGCGCGAGGTGTACGACCGGTTCGTGCGCCCGGCGAAGATCGATCTGCACACGGTGGGGGCGCACTTCGCGATGAGCTCGCTCTTCGAGGAGTACGCGCAGCGGGACAGTCTTTACTGCTATTCGGTGGAGGTGGAAGACTACCAGGGGTTCGTCGCCGGGCGGTCGAAGCTCGCGGTCGGGCGTGTCCGGATCGCGTCGACGATCGTCGAGGAGAGCGAGATCATCTCGTTCGGCGTGCTGCACCTGGGCGATCAGAACCTCACGGCGTCGGTGCGGCGCTACCAGGGCGAGGTCGCGTACAAGGAGATGCTGCACGACCTGTCCGGCGCGTTCTCGCGGGCGGACTTCGCGGACACGATCCGCTCGCTCGACAAGCATTTCCAGGAAGAGCGATGCTCGGTGAAGCTGCTCTTCCAGGACGAGCAGCGCCGGATCCTCGACGAGATCCTCGACGCGACGCTGTCGCAGGTGGAGGCGTCGTACCGGAGGATGTTCGACGACCACGCGCCGCTCATGCGGTTCCTGCTCGACTCAGGCGTGCCGATGCCCCGCGCGCTGCGTCTGGCGGCGGAGTTCGTCGTCAACATCGAACTGCGCCGGCTTCTCGAGATCGACGAGCTGGACGAGCCGTCGCTGGACCGGATGATCGGCGCGGCTCGGGACTACGCGCTCGAGCTGGACAAGCCGGCGCTGAGTTTCGCGAGCCAGCGCGCCATCGAGCGGCGCGCGTTCGCGTTCCTGGATAAGCCCGACAACTTCTCGCTGCTGCGAGACTGTGACCGCATACTCGCGGTCGCGGAGCGGATGCCCTTCGACGCGAGTCTGTGGACGACGCAGAACGTGTTCTACACGCTGCTGCGGACCCATTACCCGCAGCAGCAGGCGAGGGGAGACGAGGCGTCGCAGAAGTGGACGCACAAGTTCCGCGAGATGTGCACGCGCCTGCGCATCAGGGTGGGCTGA